The DNA region CGACCGTCGCGGCCGGCGCGATCCGCACCGCCGGCCCGCGCAGCAGCGTCGCGACCGGCACCGCCAGGTCCGGCTGGAAGCTCGCCACCTGCGAGCGCTCCAGGCTGTTCCGGAGCCGCTCCGCCAGCCCGGACGCGAAGTGCCCGGCGAACGGCCCGTAGGCGAGGAGCGCCTGGAACTCCTGGCGCGGCAGCCGGTAGGCGAGCAGGTCCTCCTCGACGGTCACGTCCAGCGTCGCCTTGCCGGAGATGAGCGAGGTGAAGCCGAACACCTCGCCCTCCTCGAGCAGCTGCAGCGTCTGGCCCTCGCGCTCGAGCCGCACCGCGCCCTTGCGGATGACGTAGAGGTGCTCGGAGGGCGTGCCGCCGCGCTCCAGGACGCGCGTGCCGGTCGGGAAGAACACGATCTCGAGCGCGCGGGCGGCGTCGCGGAACGCGTCCGCCGGGAGCGCGTCGAACGGCGGGGTCCCGCGGACGAACGCGACCGGGTCGAGGGCGGCCATCCGGCGAGGATAGCAGAGCGGCGCGCGGGCCCTCGCGCGCCGTGCGGCGCTGCGGCTTCCGGGGGGGAGCGGCGCCGGGTGCGGCTCGAGCTACCCGTCCTCGAGCAGCGCCGCCGCGGCGGCCAGCGCCTCCCGGTCCTCGCCGCCGCCCCGCGCCACCACCTCCGCCGCGCGCGGCGGCTCGTAGGGCGCGCCGCCGCCCGGCAGCTCCGGGGCGCCGCCCGCGCGCGCCCGCGCCCAGAGCCCCTTGGGATCCCGCGCCGCGCAGGCCTCCGGCGACGCGTCGATCCAGACCTCCACGAACCTCGGGGCCCGGATCCGGACGCGGTCGCGGAACACGCGCCGCCCGGCGGTCGCGGCCACCACCACCACCAGCCCCTCGCCGGCGAGCAGCAGCGCCAGGTTCCCGAGCGTCTCGTAGAACGCCGCGCGCGCGGCCGGATCGTAGCCCGGCGCCGGCGAGAGGGCGGCGCGCACCGCGTCACCGTCGAGCAGCACCGCCGGCCGGTCCGCCGCGCGCACGCGCGCCACCAGCGCCCGGCCGAAGGTGCTCTTGCCGGAGGAGGGGAGCCCGGTCACCCACACCACCGCGC from Anaeromyxobacter dehalogenans 2CP-C includes:
- a CDS encoding adenylyl-sulfate kinase, which codes for MSGAVVWVTGLPSSGKSTFGRALVARVRAADRPAVLLDGDAVRAALSPAPGYDPAARAAFYETLGNLALLLAGEGLVVVVAATAGRRVFRDRVRIRAPRFVEVWIDASPEACAARDPKGLWARARAGGAPELPGGGAPYEPPRAAEVVARGGGEDREALAAAAALLEDG